One Streptomyces sp. NBC_01237 genomic region harbors:
- a CDS encoding DUF397 domain-containing protein, with the protein MERASRLDLTGADWRKSSYSNQEGGNCVEVACAYPGVVPVRDSKAPDRPALTFTLAPWTAFIGSVKAEHRIDPGR; encoded by the coding sequence GTGGAGCGAGCGTCCCGCCTCGATCTGACCGGCGCCGACTGGCGCAAGAGCAGCTACAGCAACCAGGAGGGCGGCAACTGCGTGGAGGTGGCGTGCGCGTACCCCGGCGTCGTCCCCGTCCGTGACAGCAAAGCCCCCGACCGACCGGCACTGACCTTCACGCTTGCGCCCTGGACCGCGTTCATAGGCAGCGTGAAAGCGGAACACCGCATCGACCCCGGCCGATAG
- a CDS encoding DUF397 domain-containing protein: MACAYPGVVPVRDSKAPDRPALTFTLAPWTAFIGSVKAEHRIDPGR; this comes from the coding sequence GTGGCGTGCGCGTATCCCGGCGTCGTCCCCGTCCGTGACAGCAAAGCCCCCGACCGACCGGCACTGACCTTCACGCTTGCGCCCTGGACCGCGTTCATAGGCAGCGTGAAGGCAGAACACCGCATCGACCCCGGCCGATAG
- a CDS encoding sodium/solute symporter — translation MTGFEDSAQTMSLVAFIAVATVALLLCVMTVPDRDDLDAFYTGYRTLSPLRNGLAIAGDYLSAATVLGATGLTALTGHDGLVVALSTVLSLLLLMFLLAEPLRNAGRFTIGDMLTRRAPGRAVRITACAVTLAALVPLMVVQLAGSGNLLAFMLGFDSSGFRTGSIVALGVMMIGYAAIGGMKGTTLIQIVKTVVLLGAALLVSVLVMNRYDWSLGALLSAAQAGSGAGAAYLRSGLQFHGSDLDMISSELTLVLGVACLPHITMRMTSVGSARAVRRSLSWAVCIVAAICLLLTLSGFGAAALVGYEGITAAGAQGNSAILQVSGAVAGGGAAGALVVTTMTTAIFLTLLASVAGMILACANSLAHDLFAHGLREPGKPPLKQRTEMSTAQAAAVGIGLLTIALAVLARHWNLQSLVTLSFCVGASALAPALIYSMFWRRFTRVGLLCTLIGGTVSVLILFTGTNLVSGSPDAVFPDVAFNWFPFTTTGLVSVPAGFLAGWLGTRFSRRGVDEERRQYEAVEPLILAGAPPEGALTADR, via the coding sequence ATGACCGGATTCGAAGACTCCGCGCAGACCATGTCCCTGGTGGCGTTCATCGCCGTGGCCACGGTCGCCCTGCTGCTCTGCGTGATGACCGTGCCGGACCGCGACGACCTCGACGCCTTCTACACGGGCTACCGCACGCTCTCCCCGCTGCGCAACGGCCTCGCCATCGCCGGCGACTACCTCTCGGCGGCCACCGTCCTCGGTGCCACCGGGCTCACCGCCCTCACCGGCCACGACGGACTCGTGGTCGCCCTGAGCACCGTCCTGTCCCTTCTCCTGCTGATGTTCCTGCTGGCCGAACCCCTGCGCAACGCGGGCCGGTTCACCATCGGCGACATGCTCACCCGCCGGGCCCCCGGCCGCGCCGTCCGCATCACGGCCTGCGCGGTCACGCTCGCCGCACTCGTGCCCCTGATGGTCGTCCAGCTCGCGGGCAGCGGCAATCTGCTCGCCTTCATGCTGGGCTTCGACAGCTCCGGATTCCGCACCGGATCCATCGTCGCGCTCGGCGTCATGATGATCGGCTACGCGGCGATCGGCGGCATGAAGGGCACCACCCTGATCCAGATCGTCAAGACGGTGGTGCTCCTCGGCGCCGCACTGCTCGTCTCCGTACTCGTGATGAACCGTTACGACTGGAGCCTGGGCGCCCTGCTCTCGGCCGCCCAGGCGGGCAGCGGAGCCGGGGCGGCCTACCTCCGCTCGGGGCTGCAGTTCCACGGCAGCGACCTGGACATGATCAGCTCCGAACTGACCCTGGTCCTCGGTGTCGCGTGTCTGCCGCACATCACCATGCGGATGACGAGCGTCGGCAGCGCCCGTGCGGTCCGCCGCTCGCTGTCCTGGGCGGTCTGCATCGTCGCCGCGATCTGTCTGCTGCTCACCCTCAGTGGCTTCGGCGCGGCGGCCCTCGTCGGCTACGAGGGCATCACCGCGGCCGGGGCGCAGGGCAACAGCGCGATCCTCCAGGTCAGCGGCGCGGTCGCGGGCGGCGGGGCGGCAGGGGCGCTGGTCGTCACGACCATGACGACGGCGATCTTCCTGACGCTGCTCGCCTCGGTCGCCGGAATGATCCTGGCCTGCGCGAACTCCCTCGCCCACGATCTGTTCGCCCATGGACTGCGCGAGCCGGGCAAGCCACCGCTGAAGCAGCGCACCGAGATGAGTACGGCACAGGCCGCCGCGGTCGGCATCGGCCTGCTCACCATCGCCCTCGCCGTCCTCGCCAGACACTGGAACCTCCAGTCCCTGGTGACGCTGTCCTTCTGCGTCGGCGCCTCCGCCCTGGCCCCGGCACTGATCTACAGCATGTTCTGGCGTCGCTTCACCCGGGTCGGCCTGCTCTGCACGCTCATCGGCGGCACGGTCAGCGTGCTGATCCTCTTCACGGGCACCAACCTGGTCTCCGGCTCGCCCGACGCGGTCTTCCCGGACGTCGCCTTCAACTGGTTCCCGTTCACCACGACCGGCCTCGTCTCGGTCCCGGCCGGATTCCTGGCGGGCTGGCTCGGTACCAGGTTCAGCCGCCGGGGAGTCGACGAGGAGCGCCGGCAGTACGAGGCCGTGGAGCCGCTGATCCTCGCGGGCGCCCCACCGGAGGGCGCGCTGACAGCGGACCGGTGA
- a CDS encoding helix-turn-helix domain-containing protein, whose translation MAALFGAQVRRLRIAAGLTQAELGEMTHVVSTRITQIERSSGARPTLELARALDAALVADGLLIDLWPYVHREAFPDWSRAFMAHSARAVSIKQYAAHVVPGLLQTRAYARALLSVGRSLRDEEHLEERLGARMERQERLAAPGRPDLWVVLDESVLRRPVGGQAVMRTQLARLLELAEEPHITVQVLPFDQGEHDAMGGSLTVLVLPDGTEAAYTEGAHYGQLIEEPEEVGRFTVTYDRLRAVALPPLMSLDMIRSVREANDRGASVPSRSDRRRLAQEQLQQPGGRRLRGGGVRVSRRRPRP comes from the coding sequence ATGGCCGCGCTCTTCGGTGCGCAGGTGCGCAGACTCCGCATCGCGGCCGGGCTGACGCAGGCCGAACTGGGCGAGATGACCCATGTGGTCAGCACCCGCATCACCCAGATCGAGCGCTCGTCCGGGGCGAGACCGACACTGGAGCTGGCGCGGGCGCTGGACGCCGCGCTGGTGGCGGACGGCCTGCTGATCGACCTGTGGCCCTATGTGCACCGCGAGGCGTTCCCGGATTGGTCGCGGGCGTTCATGGCGCACTCGGCGCGTGCGGTTTCGATCAAGCAGTACGCCGCACATGTGGTGCCGGGTCTGCTACAGACCCGGGCGTACGCGCGAGCGCTGCTGAGCGTAGGCCGCTCATTGAGGGACGAGGAGCACCTGGAGGAACGGCTCGGGGCGCGGATGGAGCGTCAGGAGCGCCTCGCCGCACCCGGCCGCCCCGACCTGTGGGTCGTGCTCGACGAGTCGGTTCTCCGGCGCCCCGTCGGTGGACAGGCCGTCATGCGGACCCAGTTGGCCCGGCTGCTGGAGCTGGCCGAAGAACCGCACATCACCGTGCAGGTGCTGCCGTTCGACCAGGGCGAGCACGATGCGATGGGCGGCTCCCTCACGGTTCTCGTGCTGCCGGACGGCACCGAAGCCGCGTACACGGAGGGCGCCCACTACGGTCAGCTGATCGAGGAACCGGAAGAGGTCGGGCGCTTCACGGTCACCTACGATCGGCTGCGGGCAGTGGCCCTGCCCCCGCTCATGTCGCTCGACATGATCCGATCCGTGAGGGAGGCCAACGACCGTGGAGCGAGCGTCCCGTCTCGATCTGACCGGCGCCGACTGGCGCAAGAGCAGCTACAGCAACCAGGAGGGCGGCGACTGCGTGGAGGTGGCGTGCGCGTATCCCGGCGTCGTCCCCGTCCGTGA
- a CDS encoding cellulose-binding protein — protein sequence MSAAPDSAYGFVGVRGRGYRPEQVDGTVAALSAERDAALAEISRLSDLAQELAAESARLGEAVATLAPQTYAELGERAQQILALAESEAETMRDAAQAEGQEWRDAAQAAGRAAGDAAREHSGTVRAAAEAYAEQVLDAARNTAEDTVSRARQEAAEIAETAATAMRETRRRTASVLAHQKQEHTERTKVSEAELTAEEAALAARHAELTAQAEALLADAKRALAETEEAARHGQEDAEARAAELLAEAGVREERVVRETERVLREHDEGREEVQAHMTHVRNSLAALTGRVAPSADDDRATED from the coding sequence ATGAGTGCTGCACCGGATTCCGCGTACGGCTTCGTCGGCGTACGGGGACGTGGCTACCGCCCTGAGCAGGTGGACGGCACCGTGGCAGCCCTGTCGGCGGAGCGGGACGCGGCACTGGCCGAGATCTCCCGGCTGTCGGACCTGGCCCAGGAGCTGGCCGCCGAGTCGGCCCGGCTGGGCGAGGCCGTGGCCACGCTCGCCCCGCAGACCTACGCGGAGCTGGGTGAGCGGGCCCAGCAGATCCTGGCGCTCGCCGAGAGCGAGGCCGAGACGATGCGCGACGCCGCGCAGGCGGAGGGCCAGGAGTGGCGGGACGCGGCCCAGGCGGCGGGCCGGGCGGCCGGGGACGCGGCCCGCGAGCACTCCGGGACGGTACGGGCCGCGGCCGAGGCGTACGCGGAGCAGGTGCTCGATGCCGCGCGGAACACCGCCGAGGACACCGTCTCCCGCGCCCGCCAGGAGGCCGCCGAGATCGCGGAGACGGCCGCGACGGCGATGCGCGAGACGCGGCGCCGCACGGCGAGCGTGCTGGCCCACCAGAAGCAGGAACACACCGAGCGCACAAAGGTGTCGGAGGCCGAACTGACAGCGGAGGAAGCCGCGTTGGCAGCCCGGCACGCGGAGCTGACCGCCCAGGCCGAGGCGCTGCTCGCCGACGCCAAGCGGGCGCTCGCGGAGACCGAGGAGGCCGCCCGGCACGGCCAGGAGGACGCGGAGGCGAGGGCGGCCGAGCTGCTCGCGGAGGCCGGGGTGCGCGAGGAGCGCGTGGTCCGGGAGACGGAGCGTGTGCTGCGCGAGCACGACGAGGGCCGCGAGGAGGTGCAGGCGCACATGACGCACGTACGCAACTCGCTCGCGGCGCTCACCGGGCGCGTCGCTCCGTCGGCGGACGACGACCGGGCGACGGAGGACTGA